A window of Pseudomonas guangdongensis contains these coding sequences:
- the rssB gene encoding two-component system response regulator RssB yields the protein MHTISAKLLVVDDNDGVRAHLAAYLEDAGFCVLQAASALRGLQLFELEQPDLVICDLGLPQQSGKELVRRILECDGDAPVIATSDAGVVSDAVEALRLGAVDYLVKPLDDLAMLEHSVRRALDRARLRQENRRYRERLEAANRELQASLSLLQEDQDAGRHVQMNMLPVTPWQAGEFRFAHQIIPSLYLSGDFVDYFRVDERRIAFYLADVSGHGASSAFVTVLLKFMTTRLLYESRRNRQRTLPEFRPSDVLAHINRGLINCKLGKHVTMLGGVIDETTGTMTYSIGGHLPLPVLYSEGQARYLEGRGLPVGLFEDASYEDHELQLPEAFSLTLLSDGILDLLPGETLKDKEAALPQCVCEAGGSLDGLRRVFGLANLGEMPDDIALLVLSRNFA from the coding sequence ATGCATACAATCAGTGCCAAGCTGCTGGTCGTCGATGATAACGACGGGGTGCGCGCCCATTTGGCCGCCTACCTTGAAGATGCCGGTTTCTGCGTCCTGCAGGCCGCCAGCGCATTGCGCGGCCTGCAGCTGTTCGAGCTGGAACAGCCCGATCTGGTGATCTGCGACCTGGGCCTGCCGCAGCAGTCCGGCAAGGAGCTGGTGCGGCGCATTCTGGAGTGCGACGGCGACGCGCCGGTGATCGCGACCTCCGATGCCGGTGTGGTGAGCGACGCCGTCGAGGCTTTGCGCCTCGGCGCGGTCGACTATCTGGTCAAGCCGCTGGACGATCTGGCGATGCTCGAGCACTCGGTGCGTCGCGCGCTGGATCGTGCGCGCCTGCGCCAGGAAAACCGTCGTTACCGCGAACGGCTGGAGGCCGCCAACCGCGAGTTGCAGGCCAGCCTCAGCCTGCTGCAGGAAGACCAGGACGCCGGGCGCCACGTGCAGATGAACATGCTGCCGGTAACGCCCTGGCAGGCGGGCGAGTTCCGCTTCGCCCACCAGATCATCCCCTCGCTGTACCTGTCCGGCGACTTCGTCGACTACTTCCGCGTCGACGAGCGGCGCATCGCCTTCTACCTGGCCGACGTCTCCGGGCATGGCGCCTCGTCGGCCTTCGTCACCGTGCTGCTCAAGTTCATGACCACGCGACTGCTCTACGAGTCGCGGCGCAACCGGCAGCGCACGCTGCCCGAGTTTCGTCCCTCCGACGTGCTGGCGCACATCAATCGCGGCCTGATCAACTGCAAGCTCGGCAAGCATGTGACCATGCTCGGCGGGGTGATCGACGAAACCACCGGCACCATGACCTACAGCATCGGCGGCCATCTGCCGCTGCCGGTGCTGTACAGCGAGGGTCAGGCCCGTTATCTGGAAGGGCGCGGCCTGCCGGTCGGCCTGTTCGAGGACGCCAGCTACGAAGATCACGAGCTGCAGTTGCCGGAAGCCTTCAGCCTGACGCTGCTCTCCGACGGTATCCTCGACCTGCTGCCGGGCGAGACGCTGAAGGACAAGGAAGCGGCGCTGCCGCAGTGCGTCTGCGAGGCCGGCGGCAGTCTCGACGGACTGCGCCGCGTGTTCGGGCTGGCCAACCTGGGCGAGATGCCCGATGATATCGCGTTGCTGGTGCTGAGCAGGAATTTTGCATGA
- the rssC gene encoding anti-sigma factor antagonist RssC, with protein MSTGKIQFAEQDGTFALKFVGEVRLTLCSALDATIEKIFGAGNFSSIIIDLTEASNIDSTTLGLLAKLSILSRQKIGLLPTLVTTNPDITRLLESMGFERVFNMVGTPVPCPECLRDLPAQDLSEALVKTKVLEAHRILMGLNEHNREAFRDLVSALERH; from the coding sequence ATGAGTACGGGTAAGATCCAGTTCGCCGAACAGGACGGCACCTTCGCCCTCAAGTTTGTCGGCGAAGTCCGCTTGACGCTGTGTTCGGCGCTGGATGCGACCATCGAGAAGATCTTTGGCGCGGGTAATTTCTCCTCGATCATCATCGATCTGACGGAGGCTTCGAATATCGACAGCACGACCCTCGGCCTGCTGGCCAAGCTGTCGATCCTGTCGCGGCAGAAGATCGGTCTGCTGCCGACCCTGGTGACCACCAATCCGGACATCACACGCCTGCTCGAGTCGATGGGCTTCGAGCGGGTATTTAACATGGTCGGTACGCCGGTGCCTTGTCCGGAATGCCTGCGCGACCTGCCGGCGCAGGATCTCTCCGAGGCGCTGGTGAAGACCAAGGTGCTGGAGGCGCACCGTATCCTCATGGGTCTCAACGAGCACAACCGCGAGGCCTTCCGCGATCTGGTCTCCGCACTGGAGCGGCACTGA
- the tal gene encoding transaldolase, with amino-acid sequence MTSKLEQLKLYTTVVADTGDVEAIARLQPVDATTNPSLLLKAAALPRYAGQLQAAIASAGQDLGLACDRFAVAVGREILQIVPGRVSTEVDSRLSFDSAATAERARRLIGLYEQAGIGRERVLIKVAATWEGIRAAEQLERQGIQTNLTLLFSFAQAQACADAGVFLISPFVGRIYDWHKKAKGRDFAGAEDPGVRSVTRIYDYYKANGYGTVVMGASFRNIGQIEQLAGCDRLTISPELLQQLADAEGELPRRLAPGTAGEPRESLDESGFRWRLNEDAMATEKLAEGIRLFARDQEKLEALLAAHA; translated from the coding sequence ATGACTTCCAAGCTGGAGCAACTCAAGCTGTACACCACCGTGGTCGCCGACACCGGCGACGTCGAGGCCATTGCCCGCCTGCAGCCGGTGGACGCCACCACCAATCCCTCGCTGCTGCTCAAGGCCGCCGCTCTGCCCCGCTATGCCGGACAACTGCAGGCCGCCATCGCCAGTGCAGGACAGGATCTCGGGCTGGCCTGCGACCGCTTCGCGGTGGCGGTGGGCCGCGAGATCCTGCAGATCGTTCCCGGCCGCGTCTCCACCGAAGTGGATTCGCGGCTGTCCTTCGACAGCGCCGCCACCGCCGAGCGCGCGCGGCGCCTGATTGGCCTGTACGAGCAGGCCGGCATCGGTCGCGAGCGGGTACTGATCAAGGTCGCCGCAACCTGGGAAGGCATCCGCGCCGCCGAGCAACTGGAGCGCCAGGGCATCCAGACCAACCTGACTCTGCTGTTCTCCTTCGCTCAGGCCCAGGCCTGTGCCGATGCCGGGGTGTTCCTCATCTCGCCCTTCGTCGGGCGCATCTACGACTGGCACAAGAAGGCCAAGGGTCGCGACTTCGCCGGCGCCGAAGACCCGGGCGTGCGCTCGGTCACCCGCATCTACGACTACTACAAGGCCAACGGCTACGGAACCGTGGTGATGGGCGCCAGCTTCCGTAATATCGGCCAGATCGAACAGCTGGCCGGCTGCGACCGCCTGACCATCAGCCCGGAGCTGCTGCAGCAGTTGGCCGACGCCGAGGGCGAGCTGCCGCGCCGTCTGGCGCCGGGCACTGCCGGCGAGCCACGCGAGAGCCTCGACGAGAGCGGCTTCCGCTGGCGCCTCAACGAGGACGCCATGGCCACCGAGAAGCTGGCCGAGGGTATTCGCCTGTTCGCCCGCGATCAGGAAAAGCTCGAAGCGCTGCTGGCGGCACACGCCTGA